ccttcttgaaaaaaaaaaatgttttctccatcAGGCTGAGAGTTTTTTAAGAGCAAGAACCATGCCTTGCACATCTTTGTATTCCTACAACCTGCTGTGGAATCTGGCACACAATAAGTATTTAGCAAATACTGGGTAAATGAATGAGTCACTACAAGCACTTTAAATTAACGGGTATAAACAAAGACATAACCAAGAGGCTTTTGGAGTAACTTGAGTGCCTTTGTCAACAATGCAAATTCTCTGGGCCTCCTCTTCCCTTCAGGTGACTGTCACTGTGGCCcaaagagagagaggcaggccACAATTCTGCTCACATTTTACAAGTAGAGTGAAAACTAGTCTGACCTGCAGCTCACTCCAGCTCAGCCTCACCTCCAAGAGGAGCTACTTCCTCCCTTTCTAGAGAGGGGGATGAGGGCCTGGGGAGTGGGAAGGCAGCTGTGATAGGTGAGTCCAAAGCTGATGCAGTGGCTCTGGACCCCATGTCTTGTAGGCCTCGCTCCTCATTCTGCCTTTTCCTCCCATCCCTGAAGCCCAGGTCTGGCCATTCCCAGCTCATTCTTAGTTTCCTTCAACCAGCTCAGCGCCAGCAGCAGCAGGATAGAGAGTGAACTGGTCAGGTTCACAGCACAACATCCTGGCTATAACTCTCAGCCAGAGGCACTGAAATATTAACGGAGCTCTCATTTCCCAGGACAGCAGAGGCATGACGTGGGCTGTGGCCTGTCCCCAGAAGGCAAAGCCTGCGCTCCACTTTTAACAACTGGAAGTATCCAATACTGAGGGACAGCATCTGCTGAGGTTCCTAGAGCTGACTCTTGGCCCACGACCTTGGCTTTCTTAAATCCTAGgtaaagagacagagacacagtcctctccctccccttctctctcataTACACACCTGTTCACAtaacaaaaactgaaaatgtaaGCACCAGATggtgactttaaaaataacatcacaGGCTTGATGTGAGGAACACTGACAAGTTTGCCTCTGTCCTTCTTGCCCGTTGGCACTTTTagtccttttctcctttctcctcctgacTTAGCAGAGATTTCACAGGTCATCTGGTTCAACCCTCTTGGTGAATCCAACAAGGAATTATGGCTCAGAAAAGTTAAGAGATTTGTCCAATAACACCTCCATTAAGTTTTTGTCACTGGGAAAGTTTTTTGAATAAAAGGGTCAAAGAGATTATCTTTTCCCAGAGGAGGATCGGACTCTTAGAAGCCATATGAAAGCACAATTATTCCAATACCCCTTGGAGTGAATCAAAAAGCAGTGGTCAAAGAACTGTCTTCAATCTTCCAAAAAATCCTGTGATAGTAAATCTTTCAATCCTATCTGAAAATACCAGTCATATTAAGAATTAAGAATTAAGCTGAATACAGGTTCAACAATGCTAGGAAACATTTTAAACACACCCCAATAGTGGACAACCATATGCCTACCATCCGAGCTCATCAAACCTAACTCTCACCCATCAGGCTAATGGTGTTTGTTAttacttctcttttaaaattgcATGTGTAATTATTATGTGCTTGATTAATAAAGACAGGAGTATGTGAGGTAGTTTCCTTGGTGGTCATGAGCTTTCAAAATCTGGAGTCAGTGAGAGAGAAATAAGATCGAGCTGTCAGTGGTGAAGCAGGaagtctctgtcctctgtcttccCCAGCTGGACCTCTGCTGCTGCTCAGGTGTTTTCAGCCAAGGGGTTTTGTTACAGGTCTGATAAAGCAGAACAGAAATGCTCCCATCTTTACTCTGACTCATCAGGCTGGGACAACAGAGCTGATCAAAGGGAGCAgagagggtggggcaggaggggggGGCTGGGACTCCCAGGAGCTCTAGGTAGTTGACATCCAACCCCAGCAGGTGGGAGCAGGGCTTTAGGCCCCTGCGGTCCTCCAGGTCACTCACAGGCTTCTGTTTTGCCTTGCTGGGCATGGCTGAGTCACCCCCTGGCACATGCATCCAACTACCACCATACACCTTCCCATCTCATGGCATCCTGAGGAGTCAACAGTCATGCCCGAAAATGGCAGGTAATGACAAAGGTCTAATGGTGCCATCAGTCCTGGTGACTAATGACAAAGGTCTCCCCAGTAAAGGTTTAAAGGAGGAGATGTTTAGGCTTCATTCTCCTCTTCATTCAAAACGGTTCTTTGTtatctctgcctctccttttctctttggtGTCTTTGCCccccccctcccacctctctgcagGGGTCCCTCTTGCTAtctgtctccctcctcctgtgGCTGTGCCTCTGAGCCTGTCCTGTGTGTTTCTGAGGGAATGCTGCTCTGGGCACACTGTACCTGGCCCTGCCACAGGGCAGGAATGCCACTTGGAATGCGAATGTTCAAAGTTCTGCCCTTTGGTGACAGTGAAGAGGCAGCGAGCCAGGTGGCCAGACCTTTGTGCCTGTACACAGGACTGGCCGAGGCTTCTGCCAGGTCCCTGTttcaaaggagggaggaaggaagagagtgtGTCCACGGTGCGTTTCACTCCGTGAGACACAGCATAGTTTCTTTCTAGAAAGGACCAACTGCAGGCTGAGCCCGTGCTGACCTCACAGCACATGCAGGCAGGGATCTGCTCACAGCAGACTCTGGGGCCTTCCTTCAAATTCCAGGAGGTCTGTGACAGGTAAGGACCTAATCTAGGCGCCAGCCCGGTGCCCAACAGAACGGGATCCCAAGTTCCCTTCTTGCTCTTCTGGTCTGCAAGAGTGATGTCACTCAGAAACCTGCGGTAAGCTAGCCCCAGGTTAGGGGGTGCGGGCGAGGCACCTAGCTGGCTCAGCAGGGGTGACTTGGGGGCCTCCCACGCAGCCTACTGGCCAAGCAGCTGCTCTTGACTGCCGCCTCGTGGCCAGCTGTGAGTACTGCCAGCGTAGGGAGCTTACTCGCGTCCCGCCCTCTGCAGGTGCCCTGGGGTCTGAGCGCCTGGGCTCCTGAGCTGCGCCGGGACCTGGGCACGCCTGGGCGAGCGGCAGAGGAGAGCCTGGGACGTTTAGGGCTGGGTGACTGGAAACCTTCTGGCAGTTTCTGCAGCAGCGCTCAGCCAGCAGTCCCTCCTCGCTTGGCCCCTGGCCCAGCACATGTCCCTCTTCCCTAACAAGGTGACTCTGAGGACCAGCGTGGGCTCCCGCTGCTGGCGATGGCCTTCGGGTCTCTGCCGCGGTGGCCTTCGGGTCTCCGTCcgtgctgggctcacctgccccgGCCTCCCTGGACGCGCGGCTCGGTGGCGTCCCCAAAGCATTTCCGGAGCTCTCGGCGCTGGTCCCCTTCCCTTCACCTCCGGGTCTCTTTGCCCTTCCTCCGCCCTGGCTCTTCCCTCACTGGTTAAAGCAGGCCCTTCGAGATCCCGCGCAGAGCCCCCTCGCCACGCCCCCTGCAGCTCGGCGCAGCCTCCCCACCTGGAGGTGCCTCCTCCCACCTTCCCCGCTGGGGCGCCGCTCTCGTGGCTGCACCTGCCCCGCCGCCCTCTCGCCCTCTCGTTAGGTGGCCCACCGCTGGTCGCCACCTCCGCCCGTATTAAGCACTACTGACGGAAGCCAGGGGCTCCTCTAGATCATGGCCCACCTCTACCGCGCTCTCACTACGCGCCGGGCACCGGGTGGGTCAGGTGTCCTGGAGGGAACACTGCGCACACCGCCTGCAAGGGCCTGCGGGGCCCGGCGGGTTTGCAGAAGGAACTGCTTTCAGCGTTAAATGTCACCTCTTCACCTCAGGAGGTGCTGCCCCCACGACCCCAGTACCACTGTCCCCAAGTGCTGTACAGTGCCCCCAGCAGCCACGATTGATTTCTGTGAggtggagggaaaaggaggaattTCCCAGGTAAAACTCCTAGAGACTTGTTTGTGGAAGACAAGTAACGCTTGGGTGAGTGGTTAGAGACTCAGGATCCGTGCAGGTGCAGGCCCAGAGGCAGCCCCAGAGGACCTTTGGGCAGATCCCTCCATATTTATTCTGGTTTCTTTTTGTTGATGTTTCCAACCTATTTCTTTATTCTCAGTTCTGGTGGACTGGGTGCTAAAAGCACTTGGGACAGGGTGACAGGTGGTACCCATTTGTTCTGCAAGTGTTGACTGAACCCTGATATGTCACAGGTACAGCACTGTGCTAAGGAGATAGGAAATATGTCCACATTCCATGATATTCTAGAACTGCTGCtggtttcatttcaatttttaaaatatggataccTTCAATGAGACATCCGGAACTTGAAACAAAGCAGGCAAACCTTCATCCTTCCAGGTGGAAGCCAGGAAAGTAGTAAAGGGATGCGCAGATCTaaggaaacaaaacaagacaaagttaGAAGGGCAGTCAGTGGTTTGGAGAGCCAGGCCCTTGGTTGTTTCAGAGAGGACACAGGGACACTGGAGTGGTTTCCCACTCTGATTCTGGAGCATCCTGCCCACGAAGGAGCACCCAGAAGACAGCTGTGTCCCCTAAGGCGCTTTGGCTGCTCTGTCCCTTTCGTTTTGAAGTAACCAGTGATAGTTCTAGATTGTCCGACAGTGTACAAATAAGGCAGGAAAAAGGTTATTCATaaaagcagaaaggaaaggaatgaaaTGCTCCCCGGGTCTCCTGGAAAAGTCTGCGTTAATGTTTTCTGCATTGAACAAGTGCTGGTCCTTTCGTGCCCGGCCTGATTTCCTGGAGATTATGTCTCTAGGCTGAGATCATTGACTTGCTTCCTCTCACTGAACAtctccctccaacccctcttcctCTGGAACATTCTTTCCAGTTAGCAAGTTACACAGGGATGCTAGTGGCAACACCAATTCTCTTCACAGGGTGACCCACCTCGCTTGCTACTGGAATTCATTTTATCACAGGATGAGGAGCCAATGCCTAGGGGTGGGGCTGGCAATCACAAACTGTCCTTTGTGCAGCCCTGTGCCTGTCCTTGGCACCCAAGAAATGGGAACTTGGAATGCTGTAGTTTTGCCAAGAATATCTCTCCTCTCTAATGAGAAAAGATTTCATTGTTCATTTAAAGCAAAGGCATGTAGGAAGAGTTTGAGGTTCATGAAGCATCTACTGTTTCATTTCTCCTCTCCACTTCCGTGAAACCCGTGAGACTCTGGAGGTGGGTCTGACTTGAGCTTTTTCTGTACTTTGTCTTAGATGTAGGAAtaggctgccttgaacttgtcaCCCAGAAGCTGTCCAGGAAGGCCAGTTTAGAACTGCTCAGGCATGCAGTAAACTCACAAGCCACCTCAGTGTGACCTCAGGGGCTTCGAAGGCTGAGTGTGGCTTCATCAGAgtcaggccagcctgggagagTCCTTGGAAGGAAGGAGGTCTGGTTAGGTACTTCCCACCAGAGCCTGGCCCTACCTCCTCCAAAGCCTGGGTCTTTCCAGAGCTCAATGGGGGCGTGCCACGAGCACACTTCACTAAACgttcttttatctttttcagaCCATTCTGTTGGGACTGCTTGCCCAAGACTATGTAGTACTCAGGGCACATGGAGAACTGTCTTCCAAGGTCTAAGAAAAGACTTTTGCCCAAAATAAACAGTTTGGAACCTAGAGCTTTGAACAGATGAGGAGTTTAAAACCCTTAAGAACTGGTCACGCCTCACCTGTCCTTTCCCCTTCCAAAGGTTCTGCATTCCCGTCTGGTCTCCTGAGAGCTTGGGGAAGCCCACAGGTGCTGTCCATCACCTTAGCATCCCCATGAAGTGAGTAGGCTCTCAGAGGCTGAAATTGCTACCCAGTCCTCCCAGCATAGACATGAGCAGAGTTTTGCTGCCTACCGTGGGGAACTTCTCCTTGCTGCTAGCTTGTTTGGCCATCGGGAGGAAAAACCGCCCCTCCCTTCCCAGCTGGCTGTTGATAAACTGTCCTCTCTGACACTCCAGGACTTGGCTGTGAAAATAAACAGGTGCTGAGAAGGCCCAGTTGTGTTCTGGGCCTGCCTTTCTCAAGGCCCGCCCTGCCCTGTCCCTACCTTCTCCCGAAGGCTTGTATAATCAGAAAACAAGGGAGCTGGCGGCAGGAGAAGCAGACATTGGTGTGCTTTGCTCCTGGCTGCAGGGACAGGTCTGACAGGCATGGGGGTAGCGTGGGGGTGGTGGGAGGTTAGCCTATTAGATGTCAAACACTAGCagcttcacattttaaaaaatctaaatttctacTTAGAATATCCAGTAGATTTGGTCACTGGACTCACATACCTGCAGGTGACACTGAAGGGATAGAGGGCAGGTTGTCACCTTTGGTCAGGGGATGCTCCCCTATTCATTGCAACCTTCATTGGCCAGTTCTACTCATTATGCCATCCCCCTGACTGTGAGCATACGATTTGTGCCCCATCCCCAACTGAAAGATGCTAAACTGCCATCACCCATGCTGACCCTTACTAAGAACTGTATTTCATAGCACTTTTACTTCCTAAGAAGCCTTTGGATTAACTGAACCTTTGATtgcctatttttatatatttgaagttATGTAAAAATAACAGACATAAACGGTACACACTCACGCACTTTGAAAATACATGAAACTGCCTAACTGCTTACTAAGAATGTGGTGTTTTAAAGTGAAGCAAAGCAAAGGCACATGCTATTGAAATTGGAATGTGGAGAGAATGTTAGGATGTCCCTCGTGGAGAGTTGCTTATCGGTGGGCAGGATGGCACGTGGCATTTACCAACAAGagtgaattttcttttcagacaaTATGCTCTTTCTAGCCAGCTGCTTCCATGCCAGGGAGCCAGCCCTTTCAGTCTATAATGTGCATATGAAATTGCCTctgggctgcctttccctcctttctctcatttACTCTATGTCATTTCACACCACCCTTCCATTCCAGAGCAGGGCTGGAAGCCATGACTAGGAACCATGGTAGCAAAAAcgagggaagaatgaagaatcCCAGTTATTTCGAGTAGAAACTGAAATTCTCCCTACACACAAATTCCCCCAATGTTGCAACACACAAATATGTGTTCTATATTAGTTTGATTAGAAGAAGTAGGGCTGAGGAGGTTGGAGGAGAGCGTGACCGTTAAATACAGGCAGCTGCTACTCTAAAAAGATGGGAAACTGTAGTTCTAGACTTCTGAGggttaaaatctgaaaatttcaaACTAATGCAGAGGAGAAGGTGGGGGCAATGAGGCAGATGGGAGTGTTTTGAGAGGTGGTCTAGGGGTACACTTCTCTTGCACTGTTGAGTGTGGTGGTAGAGAGGAAGTTGTTCCGGGTCTCATCTCTACTCAGGCTTCTACCCAGATTTCACTTTTGCCTGAGAAACCCAGGACATTTCTGGTTGTTGAGCACTTGACTTGGTTTCTGGACTGAGCAGATGTATCCCTCCAATACCCTCTCCCTTAAGAAAACTTCTCCCACGAGAACTTTCAGGAAAGCTTGGCCTCAGTTGAGCAGTTAccttctggggaggctgagaacTAATGGCTTGTTCATGTGGCTGGTCTCACTAAGCCAAGGAACCTTATCAAATTTTGGAACAGAAACCTAAAGAGGAACAAAAAGAGATCATTTTGCAGTTTATCAGTTGTCCACTGTTGTCCTGACAATGACCAGAGTAAGCTAGTAGTGGCCATGTAGCGGTCCACAGTTTAcaagacctttttatattttgtatttgactcTCCACCATCCCATAAAGTACAAGAGCAAATAAGTGTTATCTCCACTTTTCAGATGAAGAAGTCAAAGCTCAGATAGTGTGAACTGCAGCTACGGATGGGTTCGTGTTTTCTGACCTCCCTGTCCACTCCGTCCTGGGCCAGGCTGTCTGCCTTTGCttccttcctattcccatctgTTTGTGAATCCCTTAGCCCTTCCAAGAAGTCGGCTGAATAAGAGCAATCTCCTGCCCAAGCCTCTGGCTGTGTTTTCGGACGCAGGACTCTCTGTCCTCACCCTTCAGAAGGCCAAGCTTAGGGGAGAGCCACTGCAACTGGGCCTCACTGACCTCAGCCAGGCTTTAGACAGTTAAAACCTTTCGCACCACATCTCCACCGCAAAGGTCAGTGAACAAGAAAGCAAGCTCCATGGGAGCGGGGATTTTTATCTGGGCCGATCACTGCGGCGTCCCGAGCGCCAAAGGTACTGGATGTCTGTCATGACAGGCATGGATGTGCAGGAAGCCCTGTGCCAGGGCCGGTCATTCTctctggccctgggctgggaTTCGGCCTCCGGCCGGTCTCCACAGAGGAGCAGCCAGTAGGGGGCAGCAGCGGCCTCACGCCGCGGCGTGGCGCAGCGCGGGGAGCTCTTGCCGTGGACGGACGGGACCCGGAAGTGCTCGCCGCAGCCCTAGGCGGCTCCCCGGAAGGGGAAGTCGGTGGGCGGCTGCCCGCTTCGGCCGTGCACCCTAGGAACTCAAAGGCAGGTGGGTTCTGTGCGCGCGTCCGTGTTTCGGTCCTCTGGCTCTGCGGTCCCCTGCAGGCCCAAGACGCGGTGGCCGGGCGGTGAGCGAAGCGTCCCCAGGGACACCCCTTCCCGACCCCTGCGCGGCTCTGCGGACCCCTCGGCCCCGCTGCGGTGAGGGGGGCGTGCCCGGCGATACCTGCGTGGTCCGCGCGGAAGGCAGGAGGTCGGGCAGCGAGCGCTCCTCTGGGGTTTGCTGAGGACACGGGTGCTGCCTGAGCGTCCCGGGGTCACTGAGGGTCTTCCTGGAGCCCCAGAGTCCAAAGGGAGGTGCGCCCCGTTAGGTTCTGGCTTCTTGGCGGCCTGGCTCCCACGCTGGGAGCGCGACCCTCTTCCCGTGTGCAGCCTGGAGTGGGTGCCCCTGCGAACCCAGTGAGAGCTGTGGGCTCTGTCCCTGTTAATTTGCATAAAGTGCCTGTGCAGGCCTGCAGTGGCGCTCACCTGGGTAGGGGACCTTTGGGTGAAGACGGGTGTCGAGGGAGACGATGGGGTGAGGCGCAGATCAGACTTTGGTTGCAGTCCTGGCACCACCGTTTACCACTCTTGTCACTCTGGGCCAGAAATGCCCCAGCAATTTGGATCTCCTCTGTTTTACTAAAAAACGGGACCAATACCTTGTGAAGATTAAGTAAAAGTGCCTAGGCATTTAGCACAGTAGACACTCCAAGTGATGGCTAGCAGGTATATATTGTTCAAGgaattatagtttaaaaattgGAAGTGAAGTTTTAATATCCCAGATTATAAAAAGGCAATCACATTCATTTTATGTAGACTTGTGGTAACCCGAGTTGGTTTGATTTTTGTCTCAATTCTACTCTGACCTTTGACAACTTTCATATTTTCACAGGTCTCTCTTTCTAGGAGTTTGTCTGTGTTGTCTTGCCTCAGAGAACAATTGCATCCATTGTGGGCCTAGCCTGGGTTGCTGCCTTTGAAAACAAGGAAAGGTGGGGTAGATAACGGCATGGAATTTCCAGAGAAGTCTTatttcaaaaaaaaggaaaaccatatGGGCTTACTTGAGGGAGATTGAACTGGCCTGAGTttaagggaaaggagaagatAATGTGTGCCCAATCTATAACTAGCACCAAGGAGGCCAAGTGGCAGAAGGTCTTGTATGAGCGGCAGCCCTTCCCTGATAACTATGTGGACCGGCGGTTCCTGGAAGAGCTCCGGAAAAACATCTATGCCCGAAAATACCAATATTGGGCTGTGGTATTTGAGTCCAGTGTGGTGATACAACAGCTGTGCAGCGTCTGTGTTTTTGTGGTCATCTGGTGGTATATGGATGAGGGTCTTTTGGCCCCCCACTGGCTCTTTGGAACTGGCCTGGCATCTTCATTGATGGGATATGTTTTGTTTGATCTCATTGATGGTGGTGAAGGGCGGAAAAAGAGCGGCCGGACCCGATGGGCTGACCTGAAGAGTGCCCTAGTCTTCGTTGCTTTCACTTACGGTTTTTCACCAGTGCTGAAGACCCTGACAGAGTCCGTTAGCACTGACACCATCTATGCCATGTCAGTCTTCATGCTGTTGGGCCACCTCATCTTCTTTGACTATGGAGCCAATGCCGCCATTGTATCCAGCACACTGTCCTTGAACATGGCCATCTTTGCTTCTGTCTGCCTGGCCTCACGTCTTCCCCGGTCGGTGCATGCCTTCGTCATGGTGACGTTTGCCATCCAGATTTTTGCACTGTGGCCCATGTTACAGAAGAAACTGAAGGCCTGTACTCCCCGTAGCTATGTTGGAGTCACAGTGCTTTTTGCCTTCTCAGCCCTGGGAGGCCTGCTCTCCATTAGTGCAGTGGGAGCCATACTCTTTGCTCTTCTGCTGGTTTCCATCTCCTGTCTCTGCCCTTTCTATCTCATTCGCCTGCAGCTTTTTAAAGAGAACATTCATGGGCCTTGGGATGAagctgaaatcaaagaagacttgTCCAGGTTCCTCAGTTAAGTTAGGGACCCCATTACACTATTAAGGCAAAGTGATAGACTGGCATCCTAACCAGCATAAAATTGGAAGGCAGAGCCCTTCTGGAAGCAGCAGGCTGATGTGGATgagataacagaagaaaaaaattgacaaaggcTTGGGTGGTGAAGGTGTCATTTTATGATTCTGGTGTCCTCTTGAGTTATTGCCTCTCATCTATCATTCACTATAACAGATGATGTGGTCTCTATTAAAAAACAACACATCCATCAAGTTGTCTCATGACTTTTCTGAAAGCAGAAGGCAAAAGTGGTGTGAAGAGAGAATAAAATGTATGTTTGGTAAAGACACTTCTCTTTTTCAGGGTACTCATGtaggcttttatttttctagagcTCAAATCCTAGGACTTGTGTCCAGATTTGTTGCCCAAGATCACAGAAGTGGTCATTACCCTTGATTCAGAGTGTCTACCTAGTTCTAGGTGAGGCATGTACAGTACTAATAAGGGAGGGTGAGATTGCCATAAGGCACAAGAAGAATGTTAGGGGAATTCAGAAGAGGCTGGAGAGAAGTTTACCTGGAATTGGAGACATTTATTAGCAGTGGTGTCATTTAAACTTCGTCTTGGAGGGTGGGTGGGATTTAGGTAGGCAAAGGGTGGTTTTAGGGCAGTGTGGCAAAGGTCTTTTGGAGCCAGATAAGTAACGTGAGTGACAGTGGAAAACTGGAGAATGCAAGCCCTGTCCCAGGAGGGTGGCTGCCACTGATTGTTTCTGCTCAGTTTGGGCTTTTCTTGAGACTTCAGATTtccacattaaattttaaatgaaatctcaatagctgtaaatctgatttttaatatgAAGTAAAATCCATCTCAAACTAACTGGGCCAAAAAATTCATTTGTAGGCAAAATGTGACGACTTCTTTGCTATATCTGTTATTTGCATAGGTGCAGAGATGGAGAGTTATGGGTGTTTAGGGTCAGAGAATGGTGGGGGGGGAGCTTTGAGGAAAAGCAGGGGAAGCTTGAATAGTAATTCAGGGTCTGTGAGTAGTCAGTAATCTGAGCGCTGTGTTGCAGGCAGTGGGGATCAATACAGCTTGTCTAAGGAAGTGGTGAGTGATCAGAGATTGGATTCATTATGAAATTGTTGTGTGTCTCAGTTTTCAGTTGTAAAATGTGAATGAAAGATCTCTAGAAGTGATGAAGCTATACAAAGTGTTTTGAATTATGCCTAACACAAATACTATGTTAGTGTTAGCTGTAGCTTGAGCATCCCTAGTCCAGAAATCCAGAATGCTCCAAAGTCTGAAATGTTTTGAGTATCAATGTTATGCCCAAGTGGAAAATCCTATACCATGAAACTGTTGCacagacaaaattattttaaaatgtatgaaattgCCTAACTATGTGCATAAGGTATATGTGAGACTAATTTCATGGTTAGACTTGGCTCCCATGCCAAGATCTtatgtaaatattctaaaatgtgaaaatatcagAACCCCAAACACTTCTAGTCCCAAGCATTTTGTGTAAGGGGTGCTCTGCCTGGGTTAAGTTGATGTGCAGGGGAACTGGGCCGAGGCCAGAAGCAAAGTGCATCAGGTGCCCACAGAAGAGCTGGTTCTTCCTGAGGTAGTTCCTGTACTGGCCCCTTATGgctaaaaattcatttcatttcagaaTTTTCATCAGGAAGGTGTTATCCTAAGAATa
The sequence above is drawn from the Urocitellus parryii isolate mUroPar1 chromosome 9, mUroPar1.hap1, whole genome shotgun sequence genome and encodes:
- the Pigc gene encoding phosphatidylinositol N-acetylglucosaminyltransferase subunit C, producing the protein MCAQSITSTKEAKWQKVLYERQPFPDNYVDRRFLEELRKNIYARKYQYWAVVFESSVVIQQLCSVCVFVVIWWYMDEGLLAPHWLFGTGLASSLMGYVLFDLIDGGEGRKKSGRTRWADLKSALVFVAFTYGFSPVLKTLTESVSTDTIYAMSVFMLLGHLIFFDYGANAAIVSSTLSLNMAIFASVCLASRLPRSVHAFVMVTFAIQIFALWPMLQKKLKACTPRSYVGVTVLFAFSALGGLLSISAVGAILFALLLVSISCLCPFYLIRLQLFKENIHGPWDEAEIKEDLSRFLS